A genomic region of Aspergillus oryzae RIB40 DNA, chromosome 1 contains the following coding sequences:
- a CDS encoding C2HC-type zinc finger protein (predicted protein): MKDFLYTFVDPEADRHRNVAYRLINEKQNGRNMREWCARSLEVWQAFPNNSLTAQTWIQTLDQEVQREITRAARQPQTLGEAHDMAIQYWSMLHRERSLRDSEGSGRKRADGGNQGPAGFNRGRKRPRENETPATRPRGSRSSPGQPPFKARRWNDGTQAAHERKRDWQKKEGRCFRCNEMGHRIWECPKAADGAPGKDASREQ, translated from the coding sequence atgaaagacttCCTTTATACGTTCGTCGACCCGGAGGCGGACCGACATCGGAACGTCGCGTATCGCCTCATaaatgagaaacagaacGGAAGAAACATGCGCGAATGGTGTGCCCGAAGCTTAGAAGTATGGCAAGCCTTCCCAAATAACTCTCTCACGGCTCAAACGTGGATCCAAACGCTCGATCAGGAGGTCCAGAGGGAGATCACTCGCGCGGCTCGCCAGCCACAAACCCTGGGAGAAGCACACGATATGGCAATCCAAtattggtcaatgcttcaTCGTGAACGCAGTCTACGCGACAGTGAAGGAAGCGGCCGAAAGCGCGCCGACGGGGGAAACCAGGGTCCGGCTGGATTTAACAGAGGCAGGAAACGCCCTCGTGAAAACGAAACCCCTGCTACGCGTCCCCGCGGCAGCCGCTCTTCGCCCGGGCAACCGCCTTTCAAAGCCCGTCGATGGAATGACGGCACGCAGGCGGCCCATGAGCGCAAAAGGGActggcagaagaaagagggacgCTGTTTCCGATGCAACGAGATGGGCCACAGAATCTGGGAGTGCCCCAAGGCCGCCGACGGCGCGCCGGGGAAAGATGCCTCCCGCGAACAATAG